A single genomic interval of Littorina saxatilis isolate snail1 linkage group LG17, US_GU_Lsax_2.0, whole genome shotgun sequence harbors:
- the LOC138953210 gene encoding gephyrin-like has translation MFVQKVSSNKRLTCVVCVWYRKPTTFASLPREGGKKLFFGLPGNPVSALVTCNLYVVPAIRRMMGCPAPNLSVVRTKLDRTVKLDPRPEYHRAVVTWSPGQDVATATSTGNQISSRLLSLREANVLLRLPPRSTELTTVHEGEVVDALVIAPV, from the exons atgtttgttcaaAAAGTCAGCTCTAACAAAAGACTAACTTGTGTCGTTTGCGTCTGGTACAGGAAGCCCACGACCTTTGCGTCCCTGCCGCGTGAAGGTGGCAAGAAGCTGTTTTTCGGGTTGCCCGGCAACCCCGTGTCAGCCCTGGTCACGTGCAACCTGTACGTAGTTCCGGCCATCAGACGCATGATGGGATGCCCTGCGCCAAACCTGTCTGTCGTTCGAACGAAG CTGGACCGCACAGTGAAGCTAGACCCCCGGCCCGAGTACCACCGGGCCGTGGTCACGTGGTCTCCGGGCCAGGACGTTGCCACGGCAACCAGCACGGGCAACCAGATCAGCAGTCGTCTGCTCAGTCTCCGCGAAGCCAACGTTCTGCTCCGTCTTCCGCCACGCTCCACTGAACTCACAACCGTGCACGAGGGAGAGGTTGTCGACGCCCTCGTCATTGCGCCTGTGTAG